The nucleotide window GCCAGCGAGCGGACGACTGACGACATTTATAATACACACATGATGCAAAGGGTTTAACGAGCCTGGCGCTGCTGCTCAACGTGTATTATAAAGGGGTAACGGACACCCAGATATAAGTCATGGGCAAGAGCGGCACGCTGACTGTTTACAGCTGAGGGTACGTTATCCGGTATATTGATATAAAGACGACACTCACAGACTGACAGAgataggaaactaaacccctaaaaaaCTAATTCTGTTCAGCGCTATTTTAGTTAGATCCCtttatgggaaagctgggtggcaaccaatatggccgccaataCAGATCTCCACatcggttgtcatccagctttgttATGCATTAGAATGAGACCATAGGATATCACTGCATTACCGTTCAggagtttgggaaagctgggtgacgcacCCTATGGAAGCTTGAATGGCGGCCATAGTGTCGATCATCTACAATATCTACTGCATCACAAATGTTAAAGgctttgtccaggattagaaaaacatggctggtattgcagctcagctccattgaactaaaatagggctgagctgcaataccacacacatcctgcggacaggtgtggcaccgtttaaaaaaaaaaaaaaaaaaaaaaagtagccatGATTTTCTACTACTGGACTAGCCCTTTAAATAATGACCATGTACAGCTGCTCATGGTTTTGCATTCATTACTTGTTTGGCATCATCTTTCCTGCATTAACGTCCATTTGTTTtctaaggggtgtaatttccgtTTCTCCCAAATGATACAAGAATTTTCTATAATCCTTTCCAACACAGTAAAACACAGAGAGCAGGGACTGACCCCCAGGGGAGCACAGCGTTCTGTGGCCTGTGCCGGTGGCTCTTTGGGCTGTTCCTCTCGTACCTTCTTCTCCTGACAATCCGGCGACTCCGGCACAAAGCTGATGTTAATCTCCTCCACGTCAGAGCTGCTGGAACCTGCCGATGTCACGCTGACGGAGTCCGTGGCGTCGCTTCCGCAGAGgtgggggctgcatttcagctgaTCGAAGGACTTGGAGTGCGAGCTGACGCTGGCGCAGGGCTCTGAGCTGGGAGGCTGGCGGCTGCAGGAGACAAAGATTACCCCACAAAACGCTTAATAGGTTTAATGGAAATCTTCACAATGAATTATAAATAAGACCACTCCATCTGGGCTACAAGATCAACATTTCTGTATTGGGGAGGGTAGTGCCAAACAATGTATGGAGTAGTCGCCCCCTATACTACCTACCCAGGGTGGTAGGATGGGTAAGAAAAAGCTGGATATAGATATTGACGATTTTAGAGGGACCTGCAGAATATGTATGGGAACAGCCCGACTTATGGGACTGGATTTTAACCCATCTAAATCCACGTCAGAGAAGTGGTGCCAATGTTTGGCAGCTGCTTATCCCCCCTATTGAACGAATACACGTTTGGCGGAGTTGAACCTACTTGATTATGGGGGTGTTGGGGTAGATGTCGCTCTGTTGAAGGATCAGCTTACTTCATTATGTATGGGaaccttaaagtgtacctatagtTTCACAAAATTTTTGACATactatagtgacacgtcagaagttttgattggtgggggtctgagcaatgAGACTCCCACCGATAGGTAAAACGTAGTGTCAGGagagctcgggtgagcgctgtgctgcttagtttcggATCGGCTTTCCTTGGGGCGGTGGGCTTGATAGAAAGTCGGAGTCTATGAGATGGGGGATACTCACTCGCTCCATCGTTTGATGATGCCGGTGTTTTTCTTGGCCTTTAACGTGTTGCTGGCAGATTCAGATAAAGGCTCGATCTCACAGGACAAGCAATAACTGCAGCACAAGAAACGAGTCAATACTGGAATAAGGACAGTAAACCTTGTAATCTggcaggtgccggattatcaaacaCATTGTTCTGGTTTATATTACAGAATGACAGAAATGGCTATGGCCTTACAATCGAAGTCATCTGATCATAACCCTACAGGCGCCATTTCCGGCTTCATCTTACCTCTCTGCTTCGGTCAGACGCTCCACGCTGTGAAACCATTCGACAAATGCCTCATCTGGGATAAAACTGTAGTTGTTACAGGCCGACTGAAGAAGCTTTATCTGAGCGATGACCTCAAACTCCTAATACAAGTACAAACATATACCAAATTAATCCAGATGTAGAAAAACGGTACAGACCTCGAGATCGGACAGGAAACCAGTCTATACAGAGATCTAGAAAGAATCTCACCTTCCGTCTCTTTTCAAAGTTTATAAGGCCTCCCTATAGACAAAAACAATATATTAATTTAACAGGAAAGTAAACATCGCAGCATTTCTACTTTTATACTAATAACCCGACCTAAGGACATAAGCAGCAAAGGCACCGACCTCTAAATAGTCCTTCATAGCCGTGTCCAGCATCACCAGGTCAGTAAGAAAAGTGCCGAGGTAAGGGATGGTTCCTTGCATGACGccctgcaaaaagaaaaaaaaatagtgctATTGTAAGTCAACACTAGAGGGCGCATATCCTACAGTCAGCaaatattatattgtatgtactATCATGTACGGATAGGAATGTGAACATCAGCCAGTAAACCTAGTGCTCATcagtaaaggtgcccatacacattacatggGACTGGACGAcgatctaatgtctatgggatCTACTGACCCTCCCCCATGGGCAGATCCTTTATTACGATCACTGCTTGTACTGTAAATCTCCGACAAACTTGTTGCGGCGTCTCACAGTATCACGTGAATGGaataaggctgtaatactgtgaaccgccgctacaagtgtgtcagcgaatCACAGTACAAACAGATAAGGAATGAATGGGgaggcagcgctcgtacaagtgctgcacccccccccctgaaacagctgatcgggggtgccaggagtcagaTCCTaaacgatcagatattgatggcctatctggaGGATAGGTCACGAATTTCATAggactggacagcccctttaaataatATATGTAAATGACTACATAGAATATCCTGGAAGGCTGAGGAGTCACTTACCATTTCTCTTTGCTGTTGGTGTCTCTTCTGTGCTCGTTTAGGATTAATATCCAGGGTTGCAAATTTGGAAGTGCcctcctaaaaataaaaaggaaaggtTAACAAAGGGTTACGGATCCCATGTTCTACAGGTGAAGTAGAGGAAATAATCAGAACTATTCACAAGACAAGGGTTAAATCAGTTTGCATTCCTGGTAGATCACCGACATCTGGACAGGCGCCGGTTGTGGCCTACGGCCATTGAGTCACGCAGCAGGCCACGCCTTCCCACGCATTGTTCATTTGACCGCACGCCAGATCGCCGAGATGCAATCTAAACTATGTGCGAACAATTGTTTTGTGGTTAGAAGGCACTTGGCGCTAATAAGTGGAACCTTTGTAACCAATCCCAAATTTGTTATGGGGCCAGGAATAGGAGATGTCACATATTGCTTTGCTCCGGCAGTAAAACGCAGCAGCGTTTTAAAAAGAGACAGCTGCCTCTGAGATAATGGGAATTCTGGGAATGTAGACACTGGAATGTGAatggcagacttttttttaggtgCCCGCTAGAGGTCAGCTGGCATGGACATGTTTTTACGTTGCAGATCTGTTGTATTACCGGAAGCTGGCTGGATCTGGACTAACGTTTGTGCTGGTCTCCGGGTTAAGATGCCAGATAATGAGGGAATCCCTGGGCCTCCCACACGGAGTGTATCTGTGATATTTACCAGCACGCCCAGTCTGACACATTGATCGTGCCCCAGGCCTGATGTGTAAGGGCGTGCGCTGAGGGTTTCCTCGTTGATAAGGGCAGTGACATAACAGCAGCCCACAGACGTGTCTGGCATTAAAACATGAATCATATCAGGGTGCCCCACACATATGACGTGTGCAGAAAGAAGACGGAGTAAAGAAAACTGCAGCGTCCTCAGTTGCAACACACGAGACGTAAGAAAAcagctcggtggggggggggggacaggccATTTAACACATCTTGTGACCTGCAATTTCATGCAAAGTTTATTTTATCTAGCTTAAATTCTGTACTGGTAAAGGGACGCCTATTGCACCCACATTACCCTACAGGACCAGGATCTTGTCACTGGTCATGAGGATTAATGGGCCGCCTGATCATACCTTAATCAACAGCTCACGACTTAACGAGTGGTTGTTCTCATCGGAGAAGATTTCGGAGAGTTCCATGAATGTTCTGAAGCTCTCCCTGAAATAAATAGAAAATTGTAGATTATGTACAGTTCAGAGCGGCGGTCTCCACCtaatgcaaaactacaactcccagcatgccctgacagcctgctGCAGTCTCATATGACTTACTCACCGTGACACCTCGTCCCATGTTTTCTTCAGCCTGTGGATGGCGTTGCACTGAAGAGCTGACAGAATGGCGCGGAGAGAGGAGAAATTCTTCAGGATGCGACATTCCTACAGACAGAGTATAGTTTACAAGACTTATTAAAGGGCTCCAACTTTGGCGGGGATGCTCGAATGTACTTTTGTGGAAATCTTACCCTGGCCACGTCTATCCAGCGTTCCACCACCTTCGCTCTCTGCTGGGGCTTCAGTGACCGGTCACTCAGGCACGTAGAAATGACGCAGTTCGTGACGCTATTGAACTGAGAGACAGTGGCACGGATTGTTGGCGCCAAATGTTCTTTGCCTTTCTTATCCCTTTGCGACCAGATACAACCCAGGCAGTGATATGGCACCACTTTCTTAAAGagatcctacaaaaaaaaaaaaaaaaaagagagtattcagacatatatctattcctccaggacaaaaaataaatctaaatctaatattaaaattaaagtgaatgtccaacggttaacaacatgtcattttttaAGTCTATTTTTAAGGCGGTCCGAGCTCCTTCTTTCCTGATATGGAGCTCCAAATACCCTGCATAGACAtaattacatgataatattctgtactattgcagccaccactaggggagctcactgcatgtataatgtataaccagtgagctccccctagtggtgactgcaggtagtcaGAAGTTCAGCATTCATGTCATACGAACAGGAGCTCCAACCGCTATAAAAATAGATTAAGAATTTAacaagcacagaattttggacctatttacataaaaaaaaaaaaaaaggagatcaCTGTCCTGTGACATTTACTTTTAAGAGTATCTGCActttcaaaaaacgtttgatattTAATGGAGacgtatcagaagttttgattggtgggggatcCGGGTGCCAAGACCCCCACCGCCTCTGAAACAAAAACGCAGAAGCACTCAACTAAGCGCCTtgcaccttcagctgtgatcggcgctcttgGTTTACGGACGTACTTAGTGAGCCATCTTCAGGCGCCGAGCACAGCCGAAAGGTACGGAGGcgttcagctgagcgcttctccaCCTTCATTTCAGCGACTGTGTGGGTCTCATcacccggaccccaccgatcaaagcttctgatatgtctctataatatatcaaaagtttttttgaaagtGCAGATACTCTTTCAAATCAGACTGAGGAATACAAGCAGCCATATTGTAAATAGGTGGACTCTGATAGGGTCCACAAAAAGTCAATACCCTTCAAAGCAAAGAAAGGGAGTACTCACAGCGTCCATGACGGTAAATTGTTCTGCCACCATGTCCTGTCGGAATGACAAGAAGTCCGGCTTTCCCTCCAAGAGGGCGCTCTCCTCCACGAGACGGAACGTGCAGCTTGTGTGGTCTACAACTGTAAAACAAAATGAGAAGTCTGTGTCAATGACAGCGCCCTCACAAGTACTACAGCAGCCATCTCGTATCCTTACAGCTATTTCTATGGTAAATCATAGGGTGTTTAAGTCATCCCGTCCCATTCTAACTCACCATCATGATCCAACTCGCTGATTTGTTGGCGCTGGAACTGTGACAACAGATTGCGAGCTCTGCGCTCCAGGTCGGAGCCTGGGATGTTGTGCCGTACGTATGCAATTAGCTGCTTCAGACACACGTAATCCGGTGCTTGCCGAAAATCCTCTGAATACTGATCCAGCCAGGCTCCCAGGATGGATGAGATGGTGCTGAGGGGGGAAGACAGACACGTGGTGTTAGTTCTATCCGGTCTGCTGTAAAGTGTCACCTCTTTTGTGTTCGGGCTGCTTTCCTACACTATCAGTTTTGTATCTGGGTAATGTAATTGTGGTCTTTCCTTGTGGGCATTGTTGTACTATATATAAACCTAGAAGTCCTAGCCATAGGCAGCCagacgagattacgaggtaagccGGCATGAGACGGGTATTTCAGGGCACTGTCTGGATTTTCCACCTCTCCTTCTTCTCTTTGATCTCACAGAACGGGATTTTGTGGACTGGACGAAGGAGGAAGCTTTTCAGTCTGGAAAGTCCCAGCATttttcaaaaaatataaaaaataccaaTATTTAATCGCTGACAAGATGAAGCTTAGGATTGTGCCGTACTCAAATGTGAAATACTTATATTAAAAGGGCCAGCGAACCTCAAGTCAGCAGTTTAtattagtactggagtgatataagaggagcggctgatatcagtcacacatatgatgtaatgtctctggaagatataatagtactggagtgatattagaggagcggctgatatcagtcacatatgatgtaatgtctctggaggatataatagtgctggagtgttataagaggagcggctaatatcagtcacacatatgatgtaatgtctctggaggatataacagtactggagtgatataagaggagcggctgatatcagtcacatatgatgtaatgtctctggaggatataatagtgctggagtgatataagaggagcggctgatatcagtcacatatgatgtaatgtctctggaggatataatagtgctggagtgatataagaggagcggctgatatcagtcacatatgatgtaatgtctgggggatataatagtactggagtgatataagaggagcggctgatatcagtcacatatgatgtaatgtctgggggatataatagtactggagtgatataagaggagcggctgatatcagtcacacatatgatgtaatgtctctggaggatataatagtgctggagtgatataagaggagcggctgatatcagtcacatatgatgtaatgtctctggaggatataatagtactggagtgatataagaggagcggctgatatcagtcacatatgatgtaatgtctctggaggatataatagtactggagtgatataagaggagcggctgatatcagtcacatatgatgtaatgtctggaggatataatagtgctggagtgttataagaggagcagctgatatcagtcacacatatgatgtaatgtctctggaggatataatagtacaggagtgatataggaggagcggctgatatcagtcacacatatgatgtaatgtctctggaggatataatagtactggagtgatataagaggagcggctgatatcagtcacacatatgatgtaatgtctctggaggatataatagtactggagtgttataagaggagcggctgatatcagtcacaaatgatgtaatgtctctggaggatataatagtgctggagtgatataagaggagcggctgatatcagtcacatatgatgtaatgtctctggaggatataatagtgctggagtgatataagaggagcggctgatatcagtcacatatgatgtaatgtctctggaggatataatagtactggagtgatataagaggagcggctgatatcagtcacatatgatgtaatgtctctggaggatataatagtactggagtgataagaggagcggctgatatcagtcacatatatgatgtaatgtctctggaggatataatagtactggagtgatataagaggagcggctgatatcagtcacacatatgatgtaatgtctctggaggatataatagtactggagtgatataagaggagcagctgatatcagtcacacatatggtgtaatgtctctggaggatataatagtactggagtgtaataagaggagcggctgatatcagtcacatatgatgtaatgtctctggaggatataatagtactggagtgatataagaggagcggctgagatcagtcacatatgatgtaatgtctggaggatataatagtgctggagtgatataagaggagcggctgatatcagtcacacatgatgtaatgtctctggaggatataatagtactgtagtgttataagaggagcggctgatatcagtcacatatgatgtaatgtctctggaggatataatagtactggagtgatataagaggagcggctgatatcagtcacacatatgatgtaatgtctctggaggatataatagtactggagtgttataagaggagcggctgatatcagtcacacatatgatgtaatgtctctggaggatataatagtactggagtgatataagaggagcggctgatatcagtcacacatatgatgtaatgtctctggaggatataatagtactggagtgatataagaggagcggctgatatcagtcacatatgatgtaatgtctctggaggatataatagtgctggagtgatataagaggagcggctgatatcagtcacacatatgatgtaatgtctctggaggatataatagtgctggagtgatataagaggagcggctgatatcagtcacacatatgatgtaatgtctctggaggatataatagtgctggagtgttataagaggagcggctgatatcagtcacatatgatgtaatgtctggaggatataatagtactggagtgatataagaggagcggctgatatcagtcacatatgatgtaatgtctctggaggatataatagtactggagtgatataagaggagcggctgatatcagtcacatatatgatgtaatgtctctggaggatataatagtactggagtgatataagaggagcggctgatatcagtcacatatatgatgtaatgtctatggaggatataatagtactggagtgatataagaggagcggctgatatcagtcacatatatgatgtaatgtctctggaggatataatggtactggagtgatataagaggagcagctgatatcagtcacacatatgatgtaatgtctctggaggatataatagtactggagtgatataagaggagaggctgatatcagtcacatatgatgtaatgtctctggaggatataatagtgctgcagtgatataagaggagcggctgatatcagtcacatatgatgtaatgtctctggaggatataatagtgctggagtgatataagaggggcggctgatatcagtcacatatgatgtaatgtctctggaggatataatagtgctagagtgatataagaggagcggctgatatcagtcacacatatgatgtaatgtctctggaggatataatagtactggagtgatataagaggagcggctgatatcagtcacatatgatgtaatgtctctgggggatataatagtactggagtgttataagaggagcggctgatatcagtcccatatgatgtaatgtctctggaggatataatagtactggagtgttataagaggagcggctgatatcagtcacatatatgatgtaatgtctctggaggatataatagtgctggagtgttataagaggagcggctgatatcagtcacacatatgatgtaatgtctctggaggatataatagtgctggagtgatataagaggagcggctgatatcagtcacacatgatgtaatgtctctggaggatataatagtgctggagtgatataagaggagcggctgatatcagtcacacatgatgtaatgtctctgggggatataatagtgctggagtgatataagaggagcggctgatatcagtcacacatgatgtaatgtctctggaggatataatagtgctggagtgatataagaggagcggctgatatcagtcacatatatgatgtaatgtctggaggatataatagtgctggagtgttataagaggagcggctgatatcagtcacatatgatgtaatgtctctgggggatataatagtactggagtgttataagaggagcggctgatatcagtcacacatatgatgtaatgtctctggaggatataatagtactggagtgatataagaggagcggctgatatcagtcacacatatgatgtaatgtctctggaggatataatagtactggagtgatataagaggagcggttgaTATCTGTCACACATGAGGattctgaacagaggacccccctctattaactccgaATTCTCTAATGAGGTGcatgacaatgggttttctagACTAGACAGCCCCTTTGAAAATATTAAAACTTTTTCTCAAAATGGCCTGCCATCCTAAAaactttataagaaaaaaaagagaCATCTTGCCTTGCTACAGGTTGATAAAAATATTT belongs to Rhinoderma darwinii isolate aRhiDar2 chromosome 8, aRhiDar2.hap1, whole genome shotgun sequence and includes:
- the RALGDS gene encoding ral guanine nucleotide dissociation stimulator isoform X2; the encoded protein is MIFLMLLEPHHDKTSTPEKMFDGSRKMRSLWDGVKLEVAADRSPVVLSSFTQLDPDLPPLESSAQEIGEELDDGVIYSISLRKVQLHHSANKGQRWLGVSRVPSPMGTADGGLAGPRDTTFENETALSLYETCKVRTIKAGSLEKLVEYLVSAFKGNDSTYVTIFLCTYRAFATTKQVLDLLLNKFWRLHPQLNGEHSHNTIDDRLELKNTISSILGAWLDQYSEDFRQAPDYVCLKQLIAYVRHNIPGSDLERRARNLLSQFQRQQISELDHDVVDHTSCTFRLVEESALLEGKPDFLSFRQDMVAEQFTVMDADLFKKVVPYHCLGCIWSQRDKKGKEHLAPTIRATVSQFNSVTNCVISTCLSDRSLKPQQRAKVVERWIDVARECRILKNFSSLRAILSALQCNAIHRLKKTWDEVSRESFRTFMELSEIFSDENNHSLSRELLIKEGTSKFATLDINPKRAQKRHQQQREMGVMQGTIPYLGTFLTDLVMLDTAMKDYLEGGLINFEKRRKEFEVIAQIKLLQSACNNYSFIPDEAFVEWFHSVERLTEAESYCLSCEIEPLSESASNTLKAKKNTGIIKRWSDRQPPSSEPCASVSSHSKSFDQLKCSPHLCGSDATDSVSVTSAGSSSSDVEEINISFVPESPDCQEKKFWESTSLSSLDTSGIGSGSSSASSSSVSSTPVSASRTHKRSVSGISSYSSLSLPLYNQQIDDCCIIRVSLDVDNGNMYKSILVTSQDKTPVVIRKAMAKHNLDGERAEDYELVQIISEERELKIPDNANVFYAMNSGANYDFVLKRRGFSKGVKIKHGSSSTLPRMKQKGLKIAKGIF